The genomic interval AATAAACAGATAAAATTATTGTTTGTTTTCGCAATTGTACTTACTCTAATATTCTTAATTAAGGCAGGATTGAACTATTTTATGCAATATTGGGGACATGTAGTTGGAGTTAGAATGCAAGCTGATATGAGAAGAGACTTATTTGATAAACTACAGGATATGCCTAATAAGTATTTTGACAATAATAAAACTGGAGTTATTATGTCTAGAATTATAAATGACCTTCTAGATATATCAGAATTAGCTCACCATGGTCCAGAGGATTTATTTATATCATTAGTTATGTTAGTAGGATCCTTTATAATTTTATGTACAATAAATGTACCTTTAACAATTATTACTTTTGCTATAATACCTTTTTTACTTTTTTATACTATTCATAAGAGAAATAAAATGAAAAAAGCATTTAAAGAGACAAGAGTTAAAACTGGTGAAGTAAATGCTACTATAGAAAATAGTATTTCAGGAGTTAGAGTAACTAAATCTTTCGGTAATAAGGCTTATGAAATGGAAAAGTTTGATAAGAGTAATGGTATATTTAAGAAAGCTAGAGAACATGCTTATAAGGCAATGGCTGAATATTTTTCAGGGATGTTTTTCCTTGTAGATATGCTTGAACTTATAGTTTTAATAGCAGCTGGATATTTTACTTACTTAGGAAAAATAAATGTAGGGGATTTTGCAGCATACTTACTATATATAAAGATGTTCTTACAGCCTATTAGAAAACTTATAAATTTCAATGAAATGTTCCAAAATGGAATGTCTGGTTTTGAAAGATATGAAGAGATAATGAATGAGGAAAATGAAAAAGAAATTCCTAATGCAAAGGATCTTAAGGATGTAAAAGGAAAGATTACAATAAAAGATGTTACTTTTAGATATGATAATAAAGAGAGTATTTTAGAAAATTTCAATTTAGATATTGAAGCAGGCAAAATGGTTGCTTTAGTTGGTCCATCAGGTGGAGGAAAGACAACAATATGTAATCTTATACCTAGATTCTATGACTATGAAAGTGGTCAAATCTTTATTGATGATGTGGATATAAGTACTGTTACTTTAAAATCTTTAAGAGAAAATATTGGTATAGTTCAACAAGATGTATTTTTATTTACAGGAACTATAAAAGAAAATATAATGTATGGAAATCCTAATGCTACAGATGAGGAAGTTATAGAGGCAGCTAAGAATGCATGTCTACATGATTTTATTATGGGCTTAGAAGATGGATATGATACATTTATAGGTGAAAGAGGGGTTAAGCTTTCTGGAGGACAAAAGCAAAGAATTTCAATAGCTAGAGTATTCTTAAAGAACCCAGCAATATTAATATTAGATGAAGCTACATCAGCCTTAGATAATGTTACAGAATATGAAATACAAAAAGCTTTAGAAGAATTAAGTAAAGATAGAACAACCCTTGTAGTTGCTCATAGACTTTCAACTGTTAAAAATTCTGATGAGATAGTTGTATTAACGGATAAAGGCATAGAAGAGAGGGGAACACATGAAGAGCTTATTAAGCTTGGTGGTGTTTATAGTAATCTTCATAATTTATAATTTAGTTTAATTAAAACTGTATTAAGAGTAATTTTATTTGCTTTTAGTACAGTTTTTATTTTTATATAGGAATACTTTACATAATCTTTGAATATACATATAATAGGAGAATTATATTTTATATTTAGCAAGGGTGAATTTATGAATAGTAAAAAGATTGTTAATACTATATATTACATAGTTATTTCTATGTTAGTTATAATATTAGTAAATAATTTTATGAGTAAGTCAGATTCAATATTTAAAGCTGTTGGATTTAGAACATATTCAATATTAAGTGGAAGTATGGAACCAGAGATTAATACTGGAGATTTAGCTATTGTTAAGAGTATTGATGCTGATGATGTTAAAGTTGGAGATATAATAACATTTAAATATGAGGGGAAAGTAGTTACCCATAGAGTTGTTGAAAAAAATGAAGAGGGATTTATAACAAAGGGTGATAATAATAATGCTAATGATACTGAAATAGTTAGAGGAGAAGACTTAATAGGAAAAGTTTTATTTCATATGCCTTTCTTAGGATATGTTACAGTATTTTTATCAAAGCCAATAGTAATATCAGGACTTATGGTCCTAATTGCAATAAGCATACTTTGGGATACTTTTAAAGTTGATAAGAAAAAAACAATAAAGGCTTAGCTTAATAACATGGAGGGTGATTCGAAAGAACACCTATCCATGTTTTTCTTTTTATATTATATGAAAAGACTATTTATTAATAACTTTTATTAGTATAATATTATTAGTATAAGGTTATTATTTAAAATATTAATGTTTTAAGTTTAATCTTATTTATATGTATTTTTAAAAATAAAGTTTTTATTTATAATAGCTAAAAGATAGAAGTTTATAGTAATAAAACTTTATTTAGGAGGATAATATGTTAGTTGAAAAAGCAAGAGAAAAGTGGGATAAGAAACATGATTTAAATTGTGCAGAGTGCATAATGTACGCTGCAAATGAAGAATATAATTTAAATTTATCAAAGGAAACTTTAAAAGTAATGTCTTCTTTTGGTGGAGGATTAGCAATAGGAAATGTATGTGGAGCAGCAACTGGGGCAGCAGGTGTTTTAGGCCTTATGTTTACAGAGGATAGAGGTCATCAGAGTCCACAAACTAGAGCATTAACACAGGAATTTATGGAAAAGTTTTATGATAAATTGGGATACTATAATTGTACTGACTTAAAAGCTAAGTACAAAAAAGATGATGACAGAAGATGCATAGTTATGATAGAGACTGCAGCTGAGGTTTTAGATGAAATCGTAAGAAGAGAAAGATAGGTGAAAAGAATGGATTTTAAAAGTGTAGAATATGGAGAGAACAAAGTAATATTAAAAGATGCAAAAAATTTTAATATAAAACAAGTTTTTGAATGTGGTCAATGTTTTAGATGGGAAAGAACAGAAAGTGGTTCATACATAGGAGTTGCCTTTGGAAAGGTTATAGAGTTAGCTCAAGAAGGCCATGATGTAATAATATACAATACTAACAAAGAGGATTTTGAAAATATTTGGGTTGATTATTTCGATTTAGAAAGAGATTATTCAAAAGTAAAAGAAGCTTTATCTTGGGATGAAACATTAAAGAGTGCTGTTGAATTTGGATATGGAATAAGAATATTAAATCAAGATCCCTTTGAACTTGTTATTTCATTTATAATATCAGCAAGAAATAGTATTCCTGTAATTTCAAAGACAATAAAGAAAATCAGTGAAAGATGGGGAGAACCAATAGAGTATAAGGGAAATACTTATTATTCATTCCCAACTCCAGAAAGTCTATCTAAGGCTTCAATAGATGATATAAGAGAGACAGGAGCTTCATTT from Clostridium perfringens carries:
- a CDS encoding ABC transporter ATP-binding protein; translated protein: MLKRFIRYYKPYKKLFILDLLAAFLVSACDLFYPMITRNIINDVIPNKQIKLLFVFAIVLTLIFLIKAGLNYFMQYWGHVVGVRMQADMRRDLFDKLQDMPNKYFDNNKTGVIMSRIINDLLDISELAHHGPEDLFISLVMLVGSFIILCTINVPLTIITFAIIPFLLFYTIHKRNKMKKAFKETRVKTGEVNATIENSISGVRVTKSFGNKAYEMEKFDKSNGIFKKAREHAYKAMAEYFSGMFFLVDMLELIVLIAAGYFTYLGKINVGDFAAYLLYIKMFLQPIRKLINFNEMFQNGMSGFERYEEIMNEENEKEIPNAKDLKDVKGKITIKDVTFRYDNKESILENFNLDIEAGKMVALVGPSGGGKTTICNLIPRFYDYESGQIFIDDVDISTVTLKSLRENIGIVQQDVFLFTGTIKENIMYGNPNATDEEVIEAAKNACLHDFIMGLEDGYDTFIGERGVKLSGGQKQRISIARVFLKNPAILILDEATSALDNVTEYEIQKALEELSKDRTTLVVAHRLSTVKNSDEIVVLTDKGIEERGTHEELIKLGGVYSNLHNL
- a CDS encoding signal peptidase I, with translation MNSKKIVNTIYYIVISMLVIILVNNFMSKSDSIFKAVGFRTYSILSGSMEPEINTGDLAIVKSIDADDVKVGDIITFKYEGKVVTHRVVEKNEEGFITKGDNNNANDTEIVRGEDLIGKVLFHMPFLGYVTVFLSKPIVISGLMVLIAISILWDTFKVDKKKTIKA
- a CDS encoding DNA-3-methyladenine glycosylase family protein, encoding MDFKSVEYGENKVILKDAKNFNIKQVFECGQCFRWERTESGSYIGVAFGKVIELAQEGHDVIIYNTNKEDFENIWVDYFDLERDYSKVKEALSWDETLKSAVEFGYGIRILNQDPFELVISFIISARNSIPVISKTIKKISERWGEPIEYKGNTYYSFPTPESLSKASIDDIRETGASFRSKYIWDTTKNIYNCELAKKGILDAPEEDIVEILEKYDLEKITNMDADGCHKGLQEFMGVGAKVADCIMLFSMKKSSAFPVDVWVKRAMMHFYGADDASLNKIRIFARERFGEYSGFAQQYLFYYARENGIKI
- a CDS encoding C-GCAxxG-C-C family protein, with translation MLVEKAREKWDKKHDLNCAECIMYAANEEYNLNLSKETLKVMSSFGGGLAIGNVCGAATGAAGVLGLMFTEDRGHQSPQTRALTQEFMEKFYDKLGYYNCTDLKAKYKKDDDRRCIVMIETAAEVLDEIVRRER